DNA from Halobaculum sp. XH14:
GAGACGGCGGGAAAGTGCGCGCCGGTCGCCGCCGGCCGAACTCGCGCCCTGCCGGGGCTGAACTGCGACGCCAGCGGCTCGACGAGCTGGTCGACCGCGCGCTCGAAGTCCTCGCGGGAGTGGAGCGGATTGTCCGCTACTGGATCCATACCTACCCCACCGCGACCGTCCGCCAATAACGTTTCCCCGACCGCGTTCCCGACCGGTCCGGGTCGTCCCGGGTGCCGTCGTCCGCCCCGACGCCGGGGGCGAATCCGGACGACTGCTCACCAGTACCGGTCCCACTGGTCGGTCGCCCGGACGAGCGCCTCGAGGTAGAAGTAGTCGCCCCAGATGCAGCACTCGTCGTAGTCGCCGTCCGTCGGGTCGTACGCCCCCTCGGTCAGGAGCCCGTTCGAGTCCAGCCCCTCGGTGGTGTAGTGCTCCGCGAGGCTCCCCAGCGTCTCCAGCGCGGCGTTCCGGTAGCTCGCGGCGCGGCGGTCCGCGAGCGGGAGCTGACGGGCGAGTTCGTCGAGCCCGCAGGCGGCGATGGCGGCCGCCGAGGAGTCGCGCCAGTCCTGCTCGGCCGGCGCGTCGAAGTCCCAGCGGGGGACGCAGTCGGCCTCGACGTTCGAGAGGTAGTGGTTCGCGAGCCGTGCCGACAGTCGAGCGTACGCCCGTTCGTTCGTGTAGTCGGCCGCCAGCGCGTAGCCGTAGATCGCCCACGTCTGGCCGCGCGACCAGCGCGAGTCGGCGTCGTACCCCTGTGCCGTCTCGCCGCCGATCGGCGCTCCCGTCTCCACGTCGCACTTGAACGTGTGGAACGTCGAGCCGTCCGCCCGAACGACGTGTTCCGCGTTGGTTCGGGCGTGGGTCTCCGCGACCGACGCGTACGTCGAGTCGCCCGTCGTCTCGCTCGCCCAGAACAGCAGCGGGAGGTTCATCATCGTGTCGACGATCATGCGTCCGCGGTTCCAGGTGTCCTCTTCGGCCTCGTGGTCGCCCCACGCCTGGATGAGGCCGGGCGCCTCCCAGAACCGGTCGACGAGGAGGTCGGCGGCCGCGAGCGCCGCCGACCGGTACCGTTCGGTCCCGGTGAGCCGGTGGCCCGCGACCGCCGACAGCGTGTACAGGAACCCCAGGTCGTGGGTCTCGACGTCGCCGCTCTCCAGGCGTCGCTCGAACGTCTCCAGTTGCGCCTCGGCGGCCTCGCGGAACCGGGCTTCCCCCGTCACTTCGTACGCGAGCCAGCACAGCCCCGTCCAGAACGACGTCGTCCAGCCGTCCCGGTTGTCGGTCGGCGCGTAGACCAGGTCGTCGCTCGAGGGGCCGGGGAACTCGTCGTGGAACGTGTCGAGGTTCTCGCCGATGCGGGCGATCGCGTCGGAACGCGCCCGCCGGAGAGCCGCCCGATCGACGTCGGGGGGCTCGGCGAACCGGGCCGGAACCTCACCCTCCCCAACGGCAGTCAGTAACGCGTCCGGAGTGCGGGACATGGAAACCGGTACTTGCAGTCCCGGCATAAATCCGTCGTTGCGGCCGACGCGGCGCGGTCGCCTGCGAGCTGCCTCCGAGCAGCAGCGTGACGTCCGCGAGGGATGCTCCACGGCCATCCGGTCGAACCGACCTCGCTTCGCCCTCCGAAGCGGCATTCCGACCCACTGAGCAGCAATAGTGAATCGAATTCACTCATACACCACCCAGGTTTATGTGAACGGGACGTATTCGGGTCCGCATGGCCGAGAACCAGTCGGCGAACCTCGTCAAGTCCGCGCGGACGACGTTTCGGATCCTCGAACTGCTCAAGGAGAAGAAGGAGCCCACGGTCACAGAGTTGACCGCGGAGTTCGACCTCTCGAAGAGCAGCATCCACAACTACCTGACCACGCTCGAGCGCGACGGCTACGTCGTGAAGGAGGGGAACGCCTACCGGCTCGGCCTCAAGATGCTCGACCTGGGCGGCTACGCGCAGCACGGACAGCGGATCTACGACGTCGCGAAGGACGAGGTCACGGCGCTGGCCGAGGAGACGGGGGAACTGGCGAACCTCCTCGTCGAGGAACACGGGAAGGGGATCTACCTCCATCGCGCCCACGGCGAGGACGCCGTCAAGACCGACTCGTACATCGGCCAGGAGGTGTATCTGCACAACACCGGCCTCGGGAACGCGATCCTCGCGCACCTCCCGCGGGACCGCGTCCACGAGGTTCTCGACGAACACGGGATGCCGGCGACGACCGGGAGCACCATCACGGACCGGGACGAACTGTTCGACCACCTCGACGAGGTGCGCGAGAACGGGTACGCGCTCGACGACGAGGCCCGCGTCAAGGGGCTGCGCTGTGTCGCCGTCCCGATCATCAACAACGACGACGAGGTCGAGGGGGCGATCAGCGTCTCCGGCCCGACCAGTCGGTTCCAGGGCGACCGGTTCCGGGAGCGGCTGCCCGAGAAGCTCCAGAGCGTGGCGAACGTGATCGAACTCAACATCACGTACACCTGACGCACACTCAAACTACGTCACCTCCTACTAATTCTGAGGGAGTTTCTAAAATGCACGATGATTGCGGCGTAATCCCGGAACACGAATCATTTCAGGAACTCCGATCTACCATTACTGACGATCAGACAGTATCACTGAGTATGGGCCGGTGAGGAGTTCCAGGACCGGATCACGGCGCTCGGTGATTACAGTCGTACACGCGTAATGGACCGCTGGATAGCCCCGGTTTGTGAGGCTCGACATAGCTATCAAACCTAGAGAACGCACACGTAGTATAGATTTAGTTATGTTTATGTGCTTCTGGTGTGGCTATTTCGAGACGTATCCGACTCGTGGAAGATCGAAGATAGTTCGGGAACTCGGCAGCGGAACCGACGAGTAAAGTCGAATATCTCTGCCGATTTTGAACGAACACATCTGTTCGATCGGGTCCTGCGATCGACCTTCACGAGAACGAAATCCGATTTGTCGTTCTATCACCGGACCTAACGAATGGAAACACTGTGTCGAGAACTGATCGTTTCTCGGCGGGGAGATTTCGAGCGTCCCCTGCTCACCACTCACGCTGCCCCGTCGACGACCGACCGCTTTCCGAGCCTGTCGGTGTCAGGCCGTGTTCCCGTCCTGCGTCTCCCGATCGGTCTCCTCGGCGAGGTCGCTCGCCTCGACCTCCGAGGCGACGCCCCACGGGAGGCCAAGGAACTCCTCGGGTGACTCGACGATGACGCCGATCGGCCCGCCGGGCACGACGTCCTGACCGTCGGCGACGAGGGTCTCGTGGAGGACCCCCCGCTCGGCGGCCACGACAGTCGCGGTCCCGCTTCGGTAGTCGATCTCGGCGATCAGATCGCCCTTCCGGACGGACGCACCCGCGTCGGCGTGCCACCGGATCGAACCATGCGTTCGCCCGTCGGGACCGTCGTCGGGGACGTGGATGATCTCCCCCATCTCGAGAGCCTTGCGCGGGAGCCGCAGTAACCGTTTTGGTAGCAGAACGTGTCGGTTTACACCGAACGGGTTCAGATTCGACGTATCCGGCTTGGACTGCGGCCGTCCGATCGGACCGACGGACGGCGAATTCGTGGGCCCTGATCGCTCGTGCGACCGATCGGCTGGTCACCTTCGACGCGCTCCGTGGTATAGATTCAAGGGACTCGACGGCGTGAGTGGACCGTGAGTTCCACATGTCCGATCTGCTGTTAGAAAACGTCGGTCGCGTCGTCACCGGCGACCCGGCGGACCCGACGAAATCGGTCGAATCGATCCACGTGCGCGACGGCGTCATCGAGGAGCTGGGAGCCTCCGCGACGACCGCCGACACCGTCATCGACGTGCGGGGGACGACCGTCGTCCCGGGGCTGATCGACGCCCACGTCCACCCGGTGGCGGGCGGGTACACGCCCAGACAGAACACGCTCGGCTGGTGTGAAAGCTACCTACACGGCGGCGTCACGTCGATGGTCTCGGCCGGCGAGATCCACCATCCGGGGCGGCCCGCCGACGCGGCGGGGACGAAGTCGCTCGCGGTGCTCAACCGGAAGTCGTACGGGAACCACCGGCCCGGCGGGGTGAAACTCCACGCCGGGACGCTCGTGCTCACGGACGATCTCGCGGTCGAGGACGTCGAGGAGGTCCGTCGGCAGGGCGTCGAGCGCACGAAGATCATCTTCGCCATGGCCGACCTCGATCACGCCCACGACCTCGTGGCCCGGGCGAAGGAGCTCGGCATGGTGACGATGATGCACGCGGGCGGCGCGAGCGTTCCGGGAACCCGGTCCATCGGCGAGGAACAGTTCAGGCGCGTCGAGCCCGACGTCGCGCTCCACTTCAACGGCGGCCCGACCGCGATGCCCGACGACGAGTGGCGAGCCCTCCTCGCGGACACGGACATGGATCTGGAACTCGTCGTCGCGGGGAACCAGCGGACCGCCGGCGAGATCCTGTCGACGCTCGCCGACCGCGACGAGCTTGACCGGCTTCAGATCGCCACGGACACGCCGACGGGCACCGGCGTCGTCCCGTGTGGGATGTGGCTGGAGGCCAGTTTCCTCGCGAGCACGACCGACGTGAGCGCGGCCGAACTCGTCTGTCTGATGACCGGCACGCCGGCCGCCCACCACGGCCTCGACGCGGGTCGGATCGAGCCGGGCCGTCCCGCCGACCTCTGTATCCTCGACGCGCCCCAGGGGAGCGCGGCAGACGACGCCCTCGGCGCGATCGAACACGGTGATTATCCCAGCGTCGACACCGTGCTCGTCGACGGGGAGGTGCTCGTTGACGGGAGTCGGAACACGGGCCCCGCGAAGCGACCGGCGGAGATCCTGTAAGGGTTCACGGGCGGTCGGTTCCCCGTCCCGTTCGGTCGTCCCGCCGGACCGGACTAGCTTTATCATCTCCGTGCGAGACCTTCGAAGCGTATGCTGCTCGATCTCACCCAGACGCTCGAGGAGGACGTCCCGTACCCCGCGGTCTGCCCGCCGCCCTCGTTCGGCACGGTGCTGGACAACCGGGCCGACGATCCGCTCAACGTCCAGCAGTTCTCGCTGTCGACACACACCGGGACCCACATCGACGCGGTGCGCCACCGGTTCCCGGACGGCGAGTCGATCGACGAACTGCCCCTCGAACGGTTCACCGGCGAGTCGGTCGTCCTGGACGTTTCCAGGGAGGAGGCGGGCCCCGTGGACGCCGCGGACCTCGCGGCGGCCGTCGACCGCGACGACCTCTCGATCCGTCCAGACGACGTTGTGCTGCTGTACATGGGCTGGGGCGACAAGTACGGCACGGACGAGTACGAGATCCACCCGTGGCTGACGACGGACGCGGCCGCGTGGCTCGTCGACCGCGAGGTCTCGCTCGTCGGGATGGACACGATCACGCCCGACGTTCCCGGCCCCCACCGATCGGACGACTGGGCGGAGACCGAACGGTGGCCCGTGCACGAAGTGCTGCTCGGCGGTGACGTCCTCATCGCCGAGAACCTGGTCAACCTCGACCGCATCGCCGGCGAGCGCGTCGCGGTGACGGCGTTCCCGCTGAAGATCCGTGACGGCGACGGCGCACAGACCCGGTTCGTCGCCGAGACCGAACACCGAGTCGCACCCGACGAGCCCCGGAGCTAGGTTCCAGTCGAGCGGAGCGCCGGAGCGCCGCAGGCGGTCCCCGCCGGCTCTTCTGACGGTACACGACGCGGAGCGTTCGCCGTGCGTTCCACGCGAAAACCGTCACGTCGTGTTCGCAGTTACCGAACACCGAGTAACCATTACGATCGTATCGTTGTAATTTGAACGGCGGGAATCGGTTGAATACGCCTCGCGGCGCGTTCACCGCGTCGGACTCGTCCGCCGCTCGACTCCGTCGTGCAGCACGGTCGGGAATGCGGGGACGAGCGCCCCCGATCCAGTCGATCTCCGATCCGGACGCGGACCAGTTCTCCGGACCGGACGCTTCGGCCGACCCACGTCGCAGACGGAACCTGTTCGGGATCGCCGAACAGCCATCCCGACGGCGACGGTCGCCGACCGCCCGGCACCCGTCGAGCCGACCGCGACCGGTCCGGATACCGAACCCGATCCGGACCGCTCGGACGCCCGGACGACCCCGACCCGCGTTTTGCGGGTCAAGCTTTAATGCATCCGGGCGAGGAGTGTTCGGTATGACCGACGACGAACCCCAACAACCAGGGGTGAAAACGACCGAAACGATCGTCGAGATAATCGAAACCCTGCGCGACCTCGACGGTGCGAGCGCCGCGACGCTGTCCGACCATCTCGGCATGTCGAGAAGCTGGACGTACGAGCACCTCGTCACGCTGGAGAAGCTGGAGTACGTCGTCAACGAGGACGGGACGTACCGACTGGGGTTGCGGTTCCTCGACCACGGCAAGTACGTCAAGAGCCGGATGCGGATCCACCAGCTCGTCCAGTCGTCGATCGCGCACCTCGCCGAGGAGACCGGCGAACTCGTTCGGTTCGGGGTCGAGGAACACGGGCGCGTCTTCCAGTTGAACGAGGCGGCCGGCGAGCGGGCCGTCGCCGTCGACCGGTGGCTCGGCGAGCACACGCACATGCACTATCTCGCGCTCGGCAAGTCGATGCTGGCGTACATGCCCGAGTCACGGGTCAGGGAGATCCTCGACCGCCACGGGCTGCCGGAGATGACGAACGAAACGATCACCGACGAGGGGAAGCTGTTCGACGAGCTGGAGGAGATCAGGGAGCGCGACGGGATCTCGTTCATCGACTCCGAGCTCGAAGCGGGCGTCAGGGCGGTCGGAGCGCCGATCATCCACTCGGAGGACATCGTCGGCGCGATCAGCGTCTCGGGGCCCGCGAACAGGCTGAAGGGGCCGCTGTTCCGCGAGACCATCCCCGAGCAGATCCGGGCGACGACCAACGAGGTCGAACTCAAGCTCCTCACCGAGCTCGAGTGACCTGAGCTCGGGGGCGAGGCCCGCCCTGCGGGAACGTTAATACGCCCCGCTCGACAGCACAACCCGTGAACCCGTTCGACACGCCGGGGCTTCTCGTGCCGCCGATGACGCCGTTCGCTGCCGGCGGCGACGTCGACCACGAGGCCTACGAGGAACAGATCGAGTACGTCCTCGCGAACTGTGATCCGGCGGCGATCCCGCTGCTGGCCGTCGAAGCACAGGAGTACCGGGCGCTCTCACCCGCCGAGCGGGCCGAGACCGTCCGTCGGGGGGCGGAGATCGTCGACGGGCGCGTCCCGGTCATCGTCGGCGCGTCGGCCGCCAGTCCCCGCCGGGCGATCGAGTTCGGCCGGATCGCAACCGAGGTCGACGCCGACGCGGTCCAGCTTCTGATCCCCCGACGGCTCCAGGGCGGAGCCACGCGCGTCGAGGAACTGGCCGCGTTCTTCGCCGAGGTGGGTGACGCGCTCGACCTGCCGATAGTCGCGTACCACAACCCCGGTCCGGGCGCCTCGTTGACGCCGGACGAACTGGTCCGGCTGGCGAGAGTGGACGCGGTCGCGGCGTTCAAGGAGAGTTCGAGAAACGCCAGGCGCGTGCTCACCCTGATCGAGCGGATCGACCGTGCGGGGCTGGCGAACTACTACACGACGATGGAACTCCTGCTGGTCACCGTCCTCATGGGAGGGTCCGGCGGGACGATGCCCGCCCCGCCAGCCGTGATCGCGAGCGACCTCCTCGCGGCGCTCGCGGACGGCGACCTCGAGGGGGCCCTCGACCGCCAGCGGGCGTTCGCCGAGTTCCCGGCCGGCTTCCTCGAACACGGCTTCCCGGCGGTGATGAAAGCGGCGCTCGCACACGTCGGCGTCGACGCGGGGGTCCCCCTGTCTCCCGCCGGTCCCCTGCCGGCGGAAGTGCGCGCGCGCCTCGCGGACCGGCTGGACGCCGTCGGGCTGGCGGCCCACTCGGCGTCCGATCGCCGGTAAGTCGCCTCAGGTGTCCGCTTCCAGCGGAAGGATCGTCCCCCGGTCGATCTTCACTTCCCCGTCGATCTCCAGGGTCGGGCGGGCGACGACGCCGTCCATGTGCAGTCGGCTCTGCACGTCGCCGCCGACGTCGGCGTTCGTGCCCAGTCCGACGTGGATGCACCCGAGCATGACCTTGTCCTCGCGCTGGACGCCGACGATCTTCGACTCGGGGTTCGTGCCGACCGAGAACTCCGTGGGCATCTTGTACGCGTCCTCGTCGCCGTACTCCTCGAGGATCCGCTCCAGTTCGAGCGCCTGGTACCCCCCGTCGACGTCGACGATGCGCCCCGACTCGATCTCGATCTCGATCGGCTCCTCCAGCCGACCCAGGGCGTGCATCGTCGTGTCGATGACGAGCGTCCCGTCGGCCGTGGCGGGGTCGGGCGGGACGTTGAACTCGCCGCCCGGGCAGATGGCCGCCCGGAAGCCCGGCCGGAACTCCTCGGCGCGCAGCGGCCAGCCCGGCGGCTCCTCCGGATCCGGCTCGTCCGGGACGAACACGCGGTCCTCGATGCTCAGCGTCAGATCACAGCCGTGCTCGCTGGTGAGCCGCGCCTCGCTCCCTCCCTCGAACACCTCCGTCGCCACGCGGTAGGTGAGCCGCTCGATCTCCTTGTAGTCGGCCGTGAAGCCGCCGGACGTGAGCATGTCCATCGTCATCCCCCCGTCGAGACAGACGAAGGGGACGCCGCTCTCCATCGCCTCGTGGCCGGCGGGGCTGTGGAGCATCGCGGTCGTCGTGCAGGTGACGACGACGTCGACCTCCTTCATCTGGGCCGCGACGCTCGCCGGCGGGTCGAAGTAGTCCATCTCCCGCGGTTCGAACACGGAGACGATCGGGTGGGCGCCGATGTCGGCGACGGCGGCCGCGACGGACCGCCACACCTCCGGGTCGTGGTCGGTGTCGGTCACGAGCAGTACCTCGTCGCCGGCCTCGACGTTCGGTTCCAGCGGCTTCTTCACGTACTTCGCGGCCTCGATGGAGCGGTACGGCGCGTGATCGATCGATCGCTGGCCCATGAGTCCCGGTCGTCTTCCGCCCGAATAACTGTTCTGTCGGGCACGGCGCGGACCCCAGTCTCCGATCCCCACACCCGCCTCCCCGCACCCGACCCGACGAAAGCGTTAAGATTCGACGCGGAGACGCTCCAGCACGATGGATTCAGCGATCAGCGGCGTCGTCGCGCCCGTGATCACGCCGGTCGAGGAGGGCGAGATCCGGCCCGACCGCGTCGACCGAAGCGTCGAGTTCACGCTCGAGTGCGGCTGTCACGCGGTAGTGGCGGCCGGGACCGGCGTGCAGGAGACGTCCACGATGTCGCTCGAGGAGCGACGCGAGGTGATCGCCGCGACGGTCGAGGCGGTCGACGGCGCCGTGCCGGTCGTCGCCGGCGTCTCGTTCCCCTCGAAACCGGGGACCGCGGCGCTCCTCGAGCACGCCGCGCGGGAGGGGGCCGACGCGGTCGTCGCGATGCCGCCCTGGGGGCTCCCGCCGAGCGGCGACGCGATCGTGCGCTACTTCGAGTTCGTCGCCTCCGAGAGCGACCTGCCGGTGGTCGCGTACAACAACCCGACGGTGACCGCCGACATGTCGCGTGAGACGATGGCCGCGGTCGCCGCGCTCGACGGCGTCACCGCCGTGAAGGAGAGTTCGCGCGACTGGCTGAAGATCGGGTGGCTGCTCGAACGGGTCCGGCACGCGGGCCACGCTGACGTGTTCACCACGATGGACGTGCTGCTCCCGACGCTCCAGGCCGGCGGCGGCGGCGCCATCATTCCCCCGCCGGCGACCGTGCCCGCGATGGCGGTTCACGAGGCCTACGAGGCCGGAGACCTCGAGGCAGCCGCCGAGGCCCAGCGCACGTTCGGCACGTTCCCGCCGGACGCGGCGAACGGCCTCACCCCGACGGTGAAGGCGGCCGCCGAACGCGCCGGGGTGTCGGTCGGGCCACCGCGCTGGCCCTACGACCGGCTGCCGGCAGAGGCACACGACGACCTCGAGGCGTGGATGGACCGCGTCGACGTTCCGCGGTACGACTGAGCCGTGACCCGGGCTCCCAGCCACACGGCGCCCACTGCGGTTGCTCCCCGCCGGTCACCGGGAGACGAGCCATCGGAGCGCGACCATCGAACCCGCCCCGACCACGCCCACGACGGCCCCGAGCGCGACGAACGCGCTCGGGGTGCCGACCACCGGAAGGAGCGCCGCCACGGCCACGGGACCGAGTAGCTTCCCGACGTTCATCGTCGTGCTGGCGCTCGACATCGCGCCGGCCCGGAGGTGGTCCGGGGCGTGCGCGTTCACCAGCGTCTTCTGGAGCGGGCCCAGGAAGCCGTCGCCGACGCCGTAGACGACGAGCCCCGCGACCAGGGTCGTGAGCGACGGCGAGGTGCCCATCGCTGCCACGCCGACGCCGGCGACCGCGAACGAGACGGCGGCGACGAGCGCGGCGTCGACACGGGCGACGAGCCGCCCGACCTGGGTGGAGCCGACGAGCGCGAACACTCCCTTGAGCGAGACGACGACGCCGACGAGCGACACCGCCAGCCCGAGCTCGCCGACCGCCAGCGCGGAGACGTAGGTGACGACGCCGAACAGGAGCGCGAACCGGAACACCGTCGACAGCAGCACGAGCGCCATCGTCGGCCGTCCGAGCAGTCCCAGGAGCTGTGTGACGTACTCGCGGACCGTCGACCGCCGCTCGGGGCGGACGTCGGGCATCGCGACCCAGGCCCACAGCGCGACCGGCAGGCCGAGCAGGAACAGGAGGAACGGGTACCGCCAGGAGGACAGAAAGAGGAGCCCGGCGATCGCCGGGGAGACCACGTTGACGACGCCCAGGCCGCCGTTGCGAACCCCCTGGGCGGTCGCCTCCCGGCTCCCGTCGTACACGTCGCCGAAGACGGTCATCGTCAGCGGCATCACGGCCGCGAACCCGACGCCCTGGAGGAGCCGGAGCGCGAGCGCGACCTCGAACGACCGGGTGAGCGCGAGCGCGCCGCCGGTCACCGAGAACAGTACGAGGCCGGGGACGAGGACCGTCCGTCGACCGAGCCGATCGGCCACCATCCCCAGCACCGGGACGAGCAGGATCTGGGGGAGCAGGATCGCGACCATGAACCGGCCCACCTCGGCCTCCGAAACGCCGTAGAGCACGGCGAGGTCGACCAGCAACGGGCTGACGAGGTACTCGCCGGTCACGACGACCGCCGCCGAGACGACCATCACCTGCGTGATCCGGTCCCCCGCGACGTCGCCGTCGGCGCCGAAAAGCCACCTGAGGGCCCGCGTCCCGTCGAACGTGCTCATCCGTCACCCTCCCGGGTCCTCCCCCGTGGTCGGTTCACACGCTCTCCTGACGCGGCATCCCGCATGTACGTGTCGACCTGAAGCGACTGATCACGAGCGCGAACAGCGGGGAGCGGCCGCAGTTAGCACCGGGAGGTGAGGGGGCGGCCGCCCCGTGGGCGAGTCACTCGAACCGCTCCTTGATCCACCCGCCGATCCCCTCCGGGACGAAGATCAGCAGGACGATGAGGATCACGCCGTACACGATGAACCGGACCTCGCTGAGGAAGCGAAGCACCTCCGGAACGAACACGACGAACATCCCGCCGATGATGGCCCCGCCGACGGTGGTGATCCCACCTGCGACGGCGGCGAGGATGATCTCGATCGTCGCGTCGAGGTTGAACAACGTCGGGGTGATGTAGCCGGTGATGGGGGCGTAGATGCCGCCGGCGAGCCCGCAGATCGCCCCCGACAGCGAGAACGCGAGCAGCCGGTACCGCTGGGTGTCGATGCCGACCGACTCGGCGACGATGGTCTCCTCGTGGAGCGCCAGGAGCGCCCAGCCGTGTTCGGACTCGACCAGTCGCCTGATGACGAGGTAGGAGCCGACGAACGCCACCAGCGCGACGTAGAAGTACAGCACGTCGATGGAGACGACCGCCGTCAGCGCGTCCGGGAAGTAGAGGTCAGGACTCGGCATCCCGATGCTTCCGCCGAAGAACCCGGGGAAGAGGTCGAGCGCGAGGACGAACATCTCGTTGAACGCGAGCGTGATGATCCCCAGATAGATGCCGGTCGCGCGCGTCGCCGGCTTCCCGAGCGCGTAGGCGACGGCGGTCGTGACGACGATCGCTGCCGGGATCGCGAGCCACGTCGGGACGCCGGCGTTGGCGACTTTGATGAACGTGTATGCTCCGACGCCGAAGAATGCCCCCTGCGAGAGGATGAGCTGACCGGAGTACCCGATCGGGGCAATCGCCGCGAACGCCAGGATCGCGTAGATGAACGAGAGCGTAAACAGGTACAGCCTCGACCCGCTGAATACGAACGGGAGCGCGAACAGCGCGACGGCTGCTACGCCAACCAGCTTGCGCCAGTGGTTCTCGAGGAACGCCTTCGGCCCGCTCACCGTCTCGCTCGCCATCAGGAATCACCTCGCAGGCCCGTGGGACGGGCGATGAGGATGAGGAACAGAATGAGGAAGACGACGAAGATGCGGTACCGGCTGCCGACCACGACCGACGAGATGCTGTCGATGACGCCGATGAGGAGGCTGGCGGCGATGGTCCCGCCGAAGCTGCCGATGCCGCCGACCACGACGATGACGAACGCGAACGCCGTGAGTTCGACGCCGATGGACGGCGAGAGCGGGAAGAGGATACCGTAGAGCACCCCCGTCATCCCCGTGATGAACGATCCGATCCCGAACGTGATCGGGTAGACGCGGTCCTCGTCGACGCCGATGATCTTGGCACCTTCCTTGTCGTTCGCGAGCGCGCGGATCGCGAGCCCGAAGTACGTGTACCGGGTGAACAGGTACAGCGCCGCGAGCATCAACACCGCGACGACCGAGACGAGGACCTGGTTGTACGTGATCGTCCCGCCGAACAGCTGGAAACTCCCGAGGTTCGGGAAGGAGACCCGGAACAACGACGCGCCGAAGTAGTAGCGCAACAGCTCCTCGAAGGCGATGACGATGCCGAACGAGGCGAAGAACGAGAGCAGGAAGAACTCGTCGTCGTCGTACAGCGGAGCCATGATGAGTCGCTCGACGGCGACGCCGGCGACGAACGTCAACACGAGCGCGATGGCGATGGCCGGGACGAGACCGATGCCAAAGCCCATCAGCGCGATGACGCCGAAGCCGCCGAAGGCGGCGAACTCCCCCTGCGCGAAGTTGGGGATGTCGAGGACGCCGAAGATGAGCGTCAGCCCGACTGCCGTCAGCGCGAGCAGGAACCCGAAGATGAGCCCTGTGGCGATCGCGTACGGGATCTGTTCGAGCACCATCTCAGGCCCCCCCTCCGAGGTATCGCTCGACGATCCGGTCGTCGTCCAGGAACTCGGTCGCGTCACCGGTCATCGTGATCCGGCCGTTCTCGAGGAGAGCACCGCGATCCGCGACCTCCAGGGCCTCGTTCACGTTCTGTTCGACCATCACGATGGTCACGCCATCCTCGTTGATGCGTTCGATGCGCTCGAACAGTTCGGTGACGAGATTCGGCGCGAGGCCGACGGACGGCTCGTCCAGCAAGAGCAGGTCCGGTTCGGACATCAGCCCCCGGCCGATGGTGAGCATCTGTGCCTCGCCGCCGCTGAGCGTATC
Protein-coding regions in this window:
- a CDS encoding branched-chain amino acid ABC transporter permease gives rise to the protein MVLEQIPYAIATGLIFGFLLALTAVGLTLIFGVLDIPNFAQGEFAAFGGFGVIALMGFGIGLVPAIAIALVLTFVAGVAVERLIMAPLYDDDEFFLLSFFASFGIVIAFEELLRYYFGASLFRVSFPNLGSFQLFGGTITYNQVLVSVVAVLMLAALYLFTRYTYFGLAIRALANDKEGAKIIGVDEDRVYPITFGIGSFITGMTGVLYGILFPLSPSIGVELTAFAFVIVVVGGIGSFGGTIAASLLIGVIDSISSVVVGSRYRIFVVFLILFLILIARPTGLRGDS
- a CDS encoding branched-chain amino acid ABC transporter permease, which produces MASETVSGPKAFLENHWRKLVGVAAVALFALPFVFSGSRLYLFTLSFIYAILAFAAIAPIGYSGQLILSQGAFFGVGAYTFIKVANAGVPTWLAIPAAIVVTTAVAYALGKPATRATGIYLGIITLAFNEMFVLALDLFPGFFGGSIGMPSPDLYFPDALTAVVSIDVLYFYVALVAFVGSYLVIRRLVESEHGWALLALHEETIVAESVGIDTQRYRLLAFSLSGAICGLAGGIYAPITGYITPTLFNLDATIEIILAAVAGGITTVGGAIIGGMFVVFVPEVLRFLSEVRFIVYGVILIVLLIFVPEGIGGWIKERFE
- a CDS encoding MFS transporter, whose amino-acid sequence is MSTFDGTRALRWLFGADGDVAGDRITQVMVVSAAVVVTGEYLVSPLLVDLAVLYGVSEAEVGRFMVAILLPQILLVPVLGMVADRLGRRTVLVPGLVLFSVTGGALALTRSFEVALALRLLQGVGFAAVMPLTMTVFGDVYDGSREATAQGVRNGGLGVVNVVSPAIAGLLFLSSWRYPFLLFLLGLPVALWAWVAMPDVRPERRSTVREYVTQLLGLLGRPTMALVLLSTVFRFALLFGVVTYVSALAVGELGLAVSLVGVVVSLKGVFALVGSTQVGRLVARVDAALVAAVSFAVAGVGVAAMGTSPSLTTLVAGLVVYGVGDGFLGPLQKTLVNAHAPDHLRAGAMSSASTTMNVGKLLGPVAVAALLPVVGTPSAFVALGAVVGVVGAGSMVALRWLVSR
- a CDS encoding dihydrodipicolinate synthase family protein, coding for MDSAISGVVAPVITPVEEGEIRPDRVDRSVEFTLECGCHAVVAAGTGVQETSTMSLEERREVIAATVEAVDGAVPVVAGVSFPSKPGTAALLEHAAREGADAVVAMPPWGLPPSGDAIVRYFEFVASESDLPVVAYNNPTVTADMSRETMAAVAALDGVTAVKESSRDWLKIGWLLERVRHAGHADVFTTMDVLLPTLQAGGGGAIIPPPATVPAMAVHEAYEAGDLEAAAEAQRTFGTFPPDAANGLTPTVKAAAERAGVSVGPPRWPYDRLPAEAHDDLEAWMDRVDVPRYD